The genome window TTAGAGTAAATACCTACCGGTTTCAATTGGATCCTTACAGCCTCACAGAACTCTGGGAATTAGAATGAAAAAAGCTGTATTTTTACAGGTTCGTCTGGATTCTCACAGACTTCCTCAAAAAGCCCTCAAACTGATAGACGATAAAACTGTCGTAGAACATGCCATGATCTCACTTAAAAACCTGGATTTGGACAATTATGTCATTGTCACGGCCCGGGGAGATGAAAAAGATCTGAAACCACTGGCCGATCGCTGTGGTTTTGAAGTCTTTGCCGGCGACAGACAAGATGTCTTAAAACGCTATATTGAGGCTGGTAGATTATATGAACCTCAGCTCATCATCAGGGCAACAGGTGATAATCCTCTTGTCTCCTGGGAAATGGCGTCTAAAGTGATAAAAGACTTTGAACAAGACGATTGTCCTGATTATATGGCCATGAAAGGGCTGCCCATCGGTTGCGGTGTGGAAGTCTTTAAGCGGGATGCCCTCGAAAAATCCTATCCTCTCACTGAATCAAACTATGATCATGAACATGTAACACCCTATATTTATAATAATCCTGATATGTTCAGTCTAAAGTATTTAAACCATAATCCACCTATGAATCAGAGAGTGACCCTCGATACACTGGAGGATTATAAGAATATCTCTTATATTTTTTCACAATTATATGAAGGAAAGACCATCGACTTTTGCCGCTTGAAGGAATATTTACTCAACCATGATTAACAGTGACAAAATACTATTTATCCCGTCTATTAGGCATGGAAACGGTACAGGTCATCTAAGACGCTGCTTAGAATGGTCATCAGAACTGAAAAAGGCTCACTATTACCTCCCTTCAGAAGACAAGGAATCAGCCATTGATCTAAAAAACCATCCTCTAATTAAAAAGACTGCCAATCTGGTTCGCCATGATTCAGAAAAAGAATTGAAACAAATAGACTGGAAACTGATTGTCCTGGACAATCGAACGACATATGATGTGCCTTCAGTCTTGAATAAGATTCCTGTGATAGCCATTGATGAGACAGGACCATTTCGACAAAGAGCATCTTATGTATTG of Oceanispirochaeta crateris contains these proteins:
- a CDS encoding cytidylyltransferase domain-containing protein, with translation MKKAVFLQVRLDSHRLPQKALKLIDDKTVVEHAMISLKNLDLDNYVIVTARGDEKDLKPLADRCGFEVFAGDRQDVLKRYIEAGRLYEPQLIIRATGDNPLVSWEMASKVIKDFEQDDCPDYMAMKGLPIGCGVEVFKRDALEKSYPLTESNYDHEHVTPYIYNNPDMFSLKYLNHNPPMNQRVTLDTLEDYKNISYIFSQLYEGKTIDFCRLKEYLLNHD